The region TGTTacaaaatgcttttattgtctattatttattatttattttctgcattatAGCATCCAGTAACAGCCTATGTTTTTCCAGAAAGCCAAGGCAGATCCACGTCCAGTCACTCCACCAGTGGAGGGCAGAGTTCTAGTAAGAAAACATAAATGCTCATTGATTTTATGatgtaatgaaatgtgttttgtttagcGTGTTGTTTCCTCATACATagtattgaaatatttttttaaaaagtgacgAACgctgtgttatttttgtaacaCTGCAGGATGAAAATGACACCAGGTGGCTTACTGAGGAATATGACAGCAGCACCTTGAAGAACGGCAGTGTAAATATCAAAGACAACATCATAGCGACCACATGGAAGGACGGGCCTTATCTGCTGGTTGTTAAGATTGTGTCCAGTAAACAGGATGCCAACTGGAATTTAACAggtgagaatttttttttgcagaggtAACCACATCATTGCAACTTATATACTGCGTTACTGGTATAGAGGAACATTATCAGCCTGTATTATTTTACTTCCCATGGAATTCAGTTGAAGGCATGATTTGACtgaaaatgcagaaatgaaTTCCCTAATCAGAAGCTGGACTGTTTTGCAGTCAGCAGTGAAGAGTCAGATTGCAGAACATGTCACgaccacaaacaaaattcttAATGTGTTAGTAATCGCTTTCAGACTTCATTTGTTTAATGTtggggttttgtttttccagtcagTGTGGTGATGAAAGGCAGCCATGGTTACATTTCTATCACAGAATGGCCTCTCATGATTGTAAGTACATGATGCGAGGAATTAATTTTTGTGATTTATGTCAAAACATTAATTACCCATTtgtaaaatatatgtacattgaTATTAAATGTCCATGATTCTTTCCTGGCTCTAAATGAGGATTGTATTGTACTGTTTATGTAATACATGGTATAAATGAACTGGTTATTTGCAGTACTTTCAACAATACAAAGTCATCAAAAGATTTGTCAACTGCTTTAAAGACACAGTAATATATACAACCTTTGAGCTTCATTCTATTGAAGCAAGCTTCAGCTGACAGAGCCGAACCTTACCAAATCTCACTGAAGCTGAATGAATAGTCGGTACTGTGAGGATCTTTTTGGATGAACTGTTCATTTTTGTGGAATTTAGCTAATGAAGACCACCTGCTCCCATATGTGTTTTTAGACTAATcccctcactgtgtgtttgtagttcTACATGGTGATGTGCATAATGTACTTCCTGTACGCCCTGCTGTGGTTTGCCTGGGCAGCCTGCTACTGGAAGGATCTGCTGCGGATCCAGTTCTGGATAGCAGGGGTCATATTTCTCGGGATGGTGGAGAAGGCCGTCTTCTGCGCTGAATATGAAAACACCAATGCTGTCGGCTCTGCTTGTGAGCATcgcaaaaatatttttaccattttaatgtGAGATAGTAAGATGTCTggttttaaaattatttttcttttcactgttaCTGTTGCCTTCAGCTTCAGGCTTGCTGATCTTTGCCGAGCTGGTCTCTGCCCTTAAGAGGACTTTGGCTCGATTGCTTGTCATCATCGTCAGTCTTGGCTATGGCATTGTAAAGTATGTCAGCATACATCTGTACACAGAGATACGTACATTCTGATTGTTTATTGAAAATCAGgcaacaaactttttttctctctctctctttcgttTTAGGCCTCGACTGGGGACAGTGATGCACAGAGTCGTGGGGCTCGGCATTCTCTACTTTTCCTTTGCTAGCATTGAAGGTGTCCTGAGGATTACTGGGGTGAGTAATGTATGCAAAATGTTAGCAACAAAAAAATTCCCATCAGAAGTTAAACATTCAAATTGCTTAAATAATCTGACAAACAGTCagaaacccaaagatatttaataaCAACAGTTTGAATCAAAGGAAAGCAAACACATCCTCAAATCAGAGAAGCTGTAACCAGCTTGTGCTAGTTGACAAATTACAAACGACTATTCGATGATCAAAACTGAAGTTAAGAAATTAAGAAATCATGAAATTAAGTTTCTGATGATCAGTGAGTTGCCTCATTGTGTCatcattgtttgatttttaaaaaaagacttagAATTAGCAGTACTACAGCTCTGTCGTTTGTTGTCAGAATTTGTTTGAAGTAAAACTAACTTCACATATTGTCTTATTGTCTTTATTTGCTGCTGGGCTAAAAAGGGCCGAGACAATGGCCCCGCTCTCATTACAGCAATTGTGCTGGCAGTGTGTGACTCCTGTGCCATCTGGTTCATATCCTTCCAGTGTGTACGAAGTGGATGTTAATTAATCAAGTAATCTCAAGTATTCTTGTCTTCCGGGTGGGATGGTTGGTTATTTTCCTCTTTGCACTGGTGAATGGTTCTATATTTTACTTTCtgtgcttccttttttttttttttttttaaatcacccaTCCtatctgtgattttttttttttcacttctttccttGTGTCCTCTGGTCCTGCTCTGTCCTCCCTTCCAGGCGAAAGACTCTGATTTGGCCCTGCTGGCCAACATTCCCCTGGCTCTGCTTGACTCCTCTCTATGCTGGTGGATATCCTTTTGTGCACCCACAACCTTTCCCTGTGTGGTTCCCCTCTGCTCGTCCTCTCCTTTACATTAGCCCAAATTAGACCAAGATAGTTTGATCTGCAGCTGTCTCACTCCTTTCCCAGATAATTAGCAGTGAAAGACCACCTCAAGTACAAGTTTGCAGAATGATGTACTGCATCTCTGAAGAAACACGTTAATCATACATCTTCTACTGAAATTTGTAACaactatttttttctgttgggtGATTGAACTGCTCTTGAAATTCCCCATaatcactgtttattttcttgcacAATCAATGACATTTTCGTTGCCATTAGTGGACTGTCTTGGCCTGAGTGGGCAACAGTGACTGATTTGCATGTCCGACCACCACCTTTTACAGGTGGTTCTGTTTAAAGATTACATAGATAATGGTGCTGCttgggtggatggatgaaatgctctattattataaatgtcatttacattttaatactCTACATTTTCTGAAACAACAATTGGGAAATTGTTACTATGAATTAgccaataaaatcaaataaaaaaatacatgcaagatcaaaacatatacatatatttaatttgtCCGCCTATTTAGGAACACCTAGATACTGTAGTCTGGATAGCATAATATTTATGTCGTTAATATCTGGTTCCACCTCATTGTGGAGACTGTTACAAAGCTGAGTCACCAGAGGGCCACATTTTACAGGATTGGTTATTTCAACCACATCCACAACCACATAAAACAGGCAGATGTACCTAATAATTTTGATGTATAAATGTGTATGAGTGGAAAGAAATAATATAAAGCACGGATCTAAAGTATATATTCACACGTAGATGTCATATGATGTCTGTGTAATGTCTGCCACATGTTTACCTTGACTGCCACTAACATCTTTGTCAGTCTGGCACAAACCATCAAGACTCTGAAGCTGAGGAGAAACCCTGTCAAGTTGTCTCTCTACAGGCActttacaaacacactcatatttGCTGTGATTGGTAAGTGGTGCGATTATAATGGAATGTACTACACTCTCTGCTAGAGCTCAGAATTtctagttattttattttcatccataTAAAACCTgtaagaacacacaaacacagtagaCCATCTCCAGAGTTGTATCTCAAACTGTGTATCTCACTTTGTCCTTTTCTTCCCTCAGCTTCTATCATTTTCATGGGTTGGACAGCAAAGAAATTTCGGCTAGCAGATTGCCAGTCTGTGAGTATGGTTTGGCATGTTcatcataaaaagaaaaaaaaatagaattttaggtttgtgttttgttgataaTAGAACCTGTTTTTGAGTAAAGGATTGGATTGAGCTGTGGGTGGAAGACGCTTTCTGGAGGTTCTTGTTCTCCATCATTCTGCTCGTCATAATGTTTTTGTGGAGACCGTCTGCAAACAACCAAAGGCAAGAAGTACATTAGGGCTGTTAAGTTCAACCGCGTAAACTGAATTGGGAACTTTCATCTTTTGCTACCTGgtaatttattattaatcacTTAATTCAATGTCCACAGGTATGCTTTCACACCTCTGATCGATGACTCTGACGATGAGGAGATCGAGGAGTTCATCGCCGCTTCAAACATTGGTACGGTAACATCATAGAAGTGTTACTTTCACTCAGTGTCTTAAAGTCTTActatatttatttctctttttctttcctgtgtttttattcaatttgaaatgtatttattaaatgtattttaatttttaattcacAGCTGATGGCATTAAGTTGAGAGCAACTAAAAATGAGACAAATGGCATAGTGAAGACTGCAGAAACAAACCCAGTAAGTAACACAACTTCACACTTGATGTGTAATAGTTCTGTGCCGATGAGTTTAATTTGATGTGgtgttttaaaaactgttaGCATTTATGATGAGAGGATCTGTCCAAGTTGAAGAAATGCAACTGTTCAAGAGTCCCGTGTTTCAGCAGATGGCagtatttacttttttcatcCTCCGTTTCTACTTGTCCAGGATGAAGACTTGAAGTGGGTGGAGGATAACATTCCTAGCTCTCTTACTGATGTGTAAGCATCATATCATGGTTATCTTTATTAATTCAGCATGGTGTTTTCACAAGGCATGTGTGATTCTAACAGTCTGTCTTTGGTCCTGTTTGTCACTGCAGAGCTCTACCAGTCCTGCTCGACTCAGATGAGgtacagtatttttttaatgtacaaaacGTGATTCACACGCAACATCTTACTTCTTTAACTAGAGAAAGTTAGTCTAGATATGTGGAGGTGAGTAACATTGTTCAATAACAGCAAGACAGGAAGCCTTGCTTGATGGTGTTTGGGATTAATCTGACATTGCTGTATTAGTGGCAATATGGAGACTGACCTCAGGACGTAGGGTCACAACCCATGGGGAATTTTGTAAATATCTTGAGTTTTTTCCTTTCATACTATCTCTACActgcaaaacaagagaaaaaaagttttttctttatttctgtataTCAGCTGGTGAGCATGCCAAGTCTTTTGGCATTGCATCATGTATGTAGCcataaaatgcatttaagaCAACTTTTACAAGATTATCCCTTTAAAGTAAGTCTGTTAAAGTCAGCCAGAGACAGCGCTTTCAGTCGACTTGCAAGCTGTAGTGATAAAATCACTGCCTGCTTTGATCATCTCTTTGTGAAATGAATGACCAGTTGTTTGCGAGAATGAAAAGTTTGACCAGGCATATCTAAGGGGGGACAGGGCTGTGCATCGTTGTATCGCGTCCTCCAAAGTCTAAATAGTAACAGGATTTCTGTCTGAGAGTGAAAACTTGATAGCctgtgcaaaaatataaaatgtatagcttatatttgcatattatttCCCAGGAAATCATGACAACGAAGTATGAGATGTCCAAGCTAGAGTGAGGCAAAACACTTCTAGCCTTGAGCTGACATGGAGGGAGAACACAGCAGCTGTCCCCTGACTCTGCAGCTGGGTTTCCTCCAGGATTTCCAGTCGGGTGGTGGTGGAGTGCCATTAAGTTTTTCAGGGGATCCTTCTCAATGGCTGCTGCTTCGCAGGGTGGTGCAGGTCACAATTTAGGAGGACCTCTGCTCATTTCCTCAACTTCTCAAGAACACAGAACTCTGCCAGAGTAAGACTGTCTTTTCACCGACCAACTGGTTCACCTTTTCCCTGATATGATCAGTTTTGAGCCTTTCTTTCCAAAGAgaatgtttcattttatattaagtgctgtatttatttctgttatgtcgatgtgaatttattttatcagaGAATTAGGAACAGTGGGCCTCATGCATGAACATACTTTCAAATATACATTATGTGTCTTTTTGAGGGTATTGGTTGTACTAAAATTAGATGCTTATTTATGGTGGagaaaaatcattaaaaggctttttttttctcggtTAATGTCAAGCAAGTGAGTAAGAATGATTTATCTAAGCTATTTTTCAGccagaagagaaacagagagtttGACTTCCGTGTGTTTGATTAATTTCAAGCAGgatctttttttatatatataaatatataattgtcAAGTTTGCAAAAGTTAAGGTATTCACTAAAAgttctgtatttttcatgtgACCATGcacacttttttgttgttgccagCATTTGAAATCGgagaaaaattcaaatattgTAACTTTGAATAGGATTTGCTCATATGCACTTTGAAGATCAAAGCTGTGCCTACATGTAGTTTTTGTATGAGGCCTAATCTGTTCAG is a window of Seriola aureovittata isolate HTS-2021-v1 ecotype China chromosome 14, ASM2101889v1, whole genome shotgun sequence DNA encoding:
- the tmem87b gene encoding transmembrane protein 87A; this encodes MAAAVRMRTWSCPTRGVFCPLGVLLVFLLGTINAVVAAPEPGLWKITVVNTSRPLLLKKSMYKDTDIELEVVDFGCPEEVTFTIHWYLKYHPCHNEFNNIEEMYERTALSRGESLDPNPLGQGEYIEHKPSPMTCNNGLRSFPMLKKAKADPRPVTPPVEGRVLDENDTRWLTEEYDSSTLKNGSVNIKDNIIATTWKDGPYLLVVKIVSSKQDANWNLTVSVVMKGSHGYISITEWPLMIFYMVMCIMYFLYALLWFAWAACYWKDLLRIQFWIAGVIFLGMVEKAVFCAEYENTNAVGSASSGLLIFAELVSALKRTLARLLVIIVSLGYGIVKPRLGTVMHRVVGLGILYFSFASIEGVLRITGAKDSDLALLANIPLALLDSSLCWWIFVSLAQTIKTLKLRRNPVKLSLYRHFTNTLIFAVIASIIFMGWTAKKFRLADCQSDWIELWVEDAFWRFLFSIILLVIMFLWRPSANNQRYAFTPLIDDSDDEEIEEFIAASNIADGIKLRATKNETNGIVKTAETNPDEDLKWVEDNIPSSLTDVALPVLLDSDEEIMTTKYEMSKLE